The stretch of DNA ATGGCCTGGCCGTCCACTGGCTGGAGAGCGGGACGCCCGGCTGTGCGGACAATCTGTTCGGCGACGGGCGGGCGCGGATCGGCCATGCCGGCGAGGCTTATGGCCTGCGCTCGGGCCTGTGGCTCGATCCGGCAGCGGGGACCGGCATCGTCTATTTCATCACCGCCGTTCCCGACGACGCGCCGCGCGGCCGCTCCGCCTTCAGCGCCACCGAAGAGGCGCTCGCCCGGGGCCGCTGATCCGCTGTTCCACTGTCCCGCTTTTGCACCAGCCCCGCTTTGCGCCCGGTTCGGATCATTCTCCGCTCACGGCTGCGCGGTGATCATGCGATTTGCCCGTTTCGGACCAAAGCCGGTCCGAAACGGGGGGAGTCGTGGGGACCTCAGACGTGCTGCTGTGGACGCTCGAACGCGCCACGCATGAACTGGCGCTGTTTGCCGCGATCGGCATTCTGGTCGGCGGGATCGACGATCTGGCGATCGACCTGATCTGGCTGGCGCGCGCGGGCTGGCGCCGCTTTGCCGTCTATACCCGCTTTCCCCCCGCCGATGCCGCGACGCTGACCGCCAGCCGTCCGGGCAGGATCGCCGTGTTCGTGCCGGCATGGCAGGAATCCCCGGTGATCGCGCCGATGCTGGCAACTGCGGTCAGGCGCTGGGACGGGGCGGATTTCCGCATCTATGTCGGCTGCTATGCCAATGATCCGGCGACGACCGCCGCGGTCGCCCCGCTGGCCGCCGCCGACCGCCGCATCCGGCTGGTCGTCAATCCCCGCCCCGGCCCGACGACCAAGGCCGACAATCTGAACGCGCTGTGGGCGGCGCTGCTGGCCGACGAACAGGCCGACGGGATCGCGGCCAAGGCGGTGGTGCTGCACGATGCCGAAGATGTCGTCCATTCGGCCGAAATCCGGGTGTTCGACGCACTGTCCGAACGCTTCGATCTCGTCCAGCTGCCGGTGCTGCCGCTGATCGAGCAGGGGCGCGGATTCTGGGCGCGGGCGGTGTCGTCCACCTATGCGGACGAGTTTGCCGAATCGCACATGAAGCAGCTGGTGGTGCGCGAGGCGGTGGGCGCGGCCATGCCCTCGGCCGGCGTCGGCTGCGCGTTTTCGCGCGCGGCGCTGATGCGGATCGCACGGCTGCACGGCGCGCCGTTCGACGAGGCGAGCGTGACCGAGGATTATGAGCTGGGGCTGCGCATCGCCGAGGCCGGGGCCGGGGGTGTTCGTGCGCCTGCCCGGCCGCGCGGGGGGCCAGGCGGTCGCGGTGCGCGCGCATTTCCCCGACGCGGTGACGGCGGCGGTGCGGCAAAAGGCGCGCTGGCTGGCGGGGATCTCGCTGTCCGGCTGGCGGCGGCTGGGCTGGCGCGGCGGGCTGGCCGAACGCTGGATGCGGCTGCGCGACCGGCGGGCGGTGCTGGCGGCGCTGATCGTCTTTGCCGCCTATCTGGCGATGATCGGCTGGGCGCTGCTGGCGCTGGCCGGGCGCGCGCCGCAGCCCGCACCCGGCGAGGCCCCATTGTTCGCAGCGGGCGCGGCACTGCTGATGTGGCGGCTGGCGATGCGGGCCTGGTTTGTCGGGCGCGCCTATGGCTGGCGCGAAGGGCTGGCCTCCATCCCCCGGTCGGTGATTGCCAACATCATCGCCATCGCCGCCTCGCGCGCCGCCATCAACCGCTATGTCCGCGAGGCGCGCGGCGGCCCGGTGGTGTGGGACAAGACCGAACATCGTTTCCCATCGGTGCAGCCCGCCGAATGAAAGGCGGGCCGCTGCGCTTCCTGGCCGGCACGGTGCTGGCCTGGGTGGCGGTGCGGCTGATGATCCTGTGGCCGGCCGATCCACCGCCGCCGCGCCCGGCCTGGCGCTGGGCGGCGGCGATCCGGCCGGACGCGCCGCCCCCCGAACCGGCGAGCGCGCCCGCGCGGACCGCATTTATGCCAGTCGATCCGCCCGGGCCGGTCCCGCCACATATTGCCGCCCTCGCCCCGGAGCGGGCAGCGGAACCGCCGGTTGCGGCGCGCGAACCGGCCGCGCCCGTTCCGGTTCCGCCACAGGCACGGCAGCCAGAGCCGACGCAGCAGGCGTCTGGCGGTGCGGCTGCGACCGCTCAGCGGATCGCCCCTCCCGACCGTCAGGGCCGGCGGCGGGCGGCAGCCATCAGCCTGTGGGTGCTCGCCCGGCCCGACAGCGGCCCCGCAGCGGCGCTCGCGCCGGGGGGCAGCTGGCGGCGGCGCAGGCGGGGCTGCGCGTCACGCGGCCCCTGCACCCTGGCATCGCCGTAACCGGCCGCCTGTCCCGTCCGCTCGGCCAGCGGGGGCAGAGGCCGCGCTCGGCCTCGATGTCAGCCTGCCGCGCGCACCCGCAGGCCTGACGCTCGCGGTCGAGCGGCGCGTGGCGATCGAGCGCGGCGGGCGCAACGCGGTCGCGCTGACGCTGTTCGGCGGGGTCGATGACGTCATGCTGCCACATGGGCTGCGCCTGTCGGGCTATGGGCAGGCGGGGCTGGTCGGGCTGAAGCGGCGCGATGCGTTTGTCGATGCGCTGGTCAGGGTCGAACGGCCGCTGGGCGCGCGGCTGCGGCTGGGCGCGGCGCTGTGGGGCGGGGCACAGCCGGGCGCAGCGCGGCTCGATGCCGGGCCGCAACTGGCGCTGCGCCTCGGCCGGATGCGGATCGCGGCCGAATGGCGGCAGCGCATCGCCGGCCGCGCCCGCCCCGGCTCCGGCCCCGCGCTCAGCCTCGGCGCTGATTTCTGAGCTTGCCCCCGCGCCGCCCGCGCCGATAGGGGTGGGGCAGGACACGGGGAGCAAGCGTGGACCTTTACCTGCCCATCGCCAATCTGTCGGTCAACGCGCTCGTCATCACCGCGCTCGGCCTTGGCGTGGGCGTGCTGTCGGGCATGTTCGGCGTCGGCGGCGGCTTTCTGGTGACGCCCTTCCTGATCTTCTACGGCATCCCGCCGACGGTCGCTGCCGCGTCTGCCGCCAGCCAGGTGACCGGATCGAGCGTGTCGGGCGTGTTCGCGCATTTCCGGCGCGGCGGCGTCGATGTGCATATGGGGCTGGTGATGGTCGCCGGCGGCATATTGGGCGCGCTCATCGGGGCGTGGCTGTTCCGCCTGCTGCAGGGGCTGGGCCAGATCGATACCGCGATCAGCATCCTCTATCTGCTGCTCCTGGGCAGCATCGGCGGGCTGATGATGCGCGACGCACTGGCTGCGCTCGGCGCCGCCCGGCGCGGCGTGGTGCCGCCCGCGCGCACAAGGCGGCACCATCCGCTGGTCGCCGCCCTGCCGCTGCGCTGGCGCTTCTATGCCTCTGGCCTCTACATCTCGCCGCTCGCGCCGTTCCTGCTCGGCATGACGACGGGGATATTGACGATG from Sphingomonas changnyeongensis encodes:
- a CDS encoding glycosyltransferase, translating into MGTSDVLLWTLERATHELALFAAIGILVGGIDDLAIDLIWLARAGWRRFAVYTRFPPADAATLTASRPGRIAVFVPAWQESPVIAPMLATAVRRWDGADFRIYVGCYANDPATTAAVAPLAAADRRIRLVVNPRPGPTTKADNLNALWAALLADEQADGIAAKAVVLHDAEDVVHSAEIRVFDALSERFDLVQLPVLPLIEQGRGFWARAVSSTYADEFAESHMKQLVVREAVGAAMPSAGVGCAFSRAALMRIARLHGAPFDEASVTEDYELGLRIAEAGAGGVRAPARPRGGPGGRGARAFPRRGDGGGAAKGALAGGDLAVRLAAAGLARRAGRTLDAAARPAGGAGGADRLCRLSGDDRLGAAGAGRARAAARTRRGPIVRSGRGTADVAAGDAGLVCRARLWLARRAGLHPPVGDCQHHRHRRLARRHQPLCPRGARRPGGVGQDRTSFPIGAARRMKGGPLRFLAGTVLAWVAVRLMILWPADPPPPRPAWRWAAAIRPDAPPPEPASAPARTAFMPVDPPGPVPPHIAALAPERAAEPPVAAREPAAPVPVPPQARQPEPTQQASGGAAATAQRIAPPDRQGRRRAAAISLWVLARPDSGPAAALAPGGSWRRRRRGCASRGPCTLASP
- a CDS encoding sulfite exporter TauE/SafE family protein translates to MDLYLPIANLSVNALVITALGLGVGVLSGMFGVGGGFLVTPFLIFYGIPPTVAAASAASQVTGSSVSGVFAHFRRGGVDVHMGLVMVAGGILGALIGAWLFRLLQGLGQIDTAISILYLLLLGSIGGLMMRDALAALGAARRGVVPPARTRRHHPLVAALPLRWRFYASGLYISPLAPFLLGMTTGILTMILGVGGGFIMVPAMIYLLGMSTRVVVGTSLFQILFVTAATTLIHATTTRAVDIVLAALLLVGGVVGAQLGARLAQRIRPDILRLALAILVLTVAMRMALGLGWRPDEIYSIELA